The Amycolatopsis mongoliensis genome includes a window with the following:
- a CDS encoding CaiB/BaiF CoA transferase family protein — MPEEMPLAGLRVVELGQLLAGPFCGQLLGDFGAQVIKVEDPRTGDPMRQWGRERPYGRSLWWPVVARNKQSVTADLRTEEGQRLVARLIVEADVLIENFRPGTLERWGLSPEVLWERNPRLIITRVSGYGQTGPYAKRAGYGSIGEAMGGIRYITGDPDRAPSRTGISLGDALAATFACIGTLVALHNRGRTGKGQVVDSAIYEAVLAMMESLIPEYQVAGYQRQRTGATLPNVAPSNVYPTADEEMILLAANQDTVFRRLADAMGRPELATDERYATHGARGKSMEELDGLIAEWTSTMKADDLLELMNDKGVPAGRIYRAKDMLTDPHFAAREAIVRLVHPEIGEFAMHNVVPKLSDTPGKVRHVGPELGEHNEVIYRDLLGLADDELVSLRSAGVI, encoded by the coding sequence ATGCCTGAAGAGATGCCCTTGGCCGGTCTGCGGGTGGTGGAGCTCGGGCAGTTGCTCGCCGGGCCGTTCTGCGGGCAGCTCCTCGGCGACTTCGGCGCCCAGGTGATCAAGGTCGAGGACCCGCGCACCGGTGACCCGATGCGCCAGTGGGGGCGGGAACGGCCCTACGGCCGGTCGCTCTGGTGGCCGGTCGTGGCACGCAACAAGCAGTCGGTCACCGCCGACCTGCGGACCGAGGAAGGACAGCGGCTCGTCGCCCGGCTCATCGTCGAGGCCGACGTGCTCATCGAGAACTTCCGCCCCGGCACGCTCGAGCGGTGGGGGCTGAGCCCGGAGGTGCTCTGGGAGCGGAACCCTCGTCTGATCATCACCCGCGTGAGCGGCTACGGCCAGACGGGACCGTACGCCAAGCGCGCGGGGTACGGCTCCATCGGCGAAGCCATGGGCGGCATCCGGTACATCACCGGTGACCCGGACCGCGCCCCGTCCCGCACGGGCATTTCCCTCGGCGACGCGCTCGCCGCGACGTTCGCCTGCATCGGCACGCTGGTGGCGCTGCACAACCGAGGACGCACCGGCAAGGGCCAGGTCGTCGACTCCGCCATCTACGAGGCGGTGCTCGCGATGATGGAGTCCCTGATCCCCGAGTACCAGGTGGCGGGCTACCAGCGGCAGCGCACCGGCGCGACGCTGCCGAACGTCGCGCCGAGCAACGTCTACCCGACCGCCGACGAGGAGATGATCCTGCTCGCGGCCAACCAGGACACGGTGTTCCGGCGGCTGGCCGATGCCATGGGGCGGCCCGAGCTGGCCACCGACGAGCGCTACGCCACGCACGGCGCCCGCGGCAAGTCCATGGAAGAGCTCGACGGCCTCATCGCCGAGTGGACCTCCACCATGAAGGCGGACGACCTGCTGGAGCTGATGAACGACAAGGGTGTGCCGGCCGGGCGCATCTACCGCGCCAAGGACATGCTCACCGACCCGCACTTCGCCGCGCGGGAGGCGATCGTCCGCCTGGTCCACCCCGAGATCGGCGAGTTCGCCATGCACAACGTGGTGCCGAAGCTCTCGGACACGCCGGGGAAGGTCCGCCACGTCGGGCCCGAGCTCGGCGAGCACAACGAAGTCATCTACCGCGATCTGCTCGGCCTCGCCGACGACGAGCTGGTGTCGTTGCGCTCGGCCGGTGTCATCTGA
- a CDS encoding hydantoinase/oxoprolinase family protein, producing MTYRLGVDVGGTFTDILLIDEDSGQTYRAKTSSTPQDQSIGVLRGIERVCAVAGADPAEIASVYHGTTVATNAILEGKGAKVGLVTTHGFRQVLQIARSFVPGGLAGWIIWPKPEPLAALENTVEVRGRIAADGSVVDELAEDDVRPQLAKLRSAGIEALSVSLINSYANAAHERRVGEIAAEELPGVPVSLSSSVLPELREYERTITTVANAAVQPQVKLYTANLADKLEENGITGQLSILRSDGGLVSAGAAADNPVSLLLSGPAGGVTGATWVAEQAGFADFLTFDMGGTSTDVALVQNLTPRIGRETTVGDLKVRATSVDVRTVGAGGGSIGHVPPLTQALRVGPRSAGASPGPAAYGAGGTEPTVTDANVVLGYLPAELAGGEITLDREAARSAVKSIADATGLGSVEAAAAGIIDIVNENMFGALRLVSVQQGFDPRDFALVAFGGAGPLHANALGKLTGAWPVIIPPSPGVLCAYGDATTNLRDEAVRTLVRRFGEFTDESLRVLLTELADKARGTLVGQDVPESDIRVVYSADLRYHGQGFEIPVEVDITRFTGGGAGLDSLRGAFDAEHQRLFSFVLDNEHEVVTIRATAHGPRPQVASPKLADGGTDAAPALRDRTAIWVEGAEVEAGVYERAKLLAGNVVTGPAIVTEMDSTTLVLPRHAATVHASGSLLIRPVAETAEHTTEN from the coding sequence ATGACCTACCGGCTCGGCGTGGACGTGGGCGGCACGTTCACCGACATCCTTCTCATCGACGAGGACTCCGGTCAGACCTACCGGGCCAAGACGTCCTCCACCCCGCAGGACCAGTCGATCGGCGTGCTGCGCGGCATCGAGCGCGTGTGCGCGGTGGCCGGCGCGGACCCGGCGGAGATCGCTTCCGTCTACCACGGCACCACGGTCGCGACGAACGCGATCCTGGAGGGCAAGGGCGCCAAGGTCGGTCTCGTGACCACCCACGGTTTCCGCCAGGTGCTCCAGATCGCCCGCTCCTTCGTGCCCGGCGGCCTCGCCGGCTGGATCATCTGGCCCAAGCCGGAACCCTTGGCGGCACTGGAGAACACCGTCGAGGTCCGGGGCCGCATCGCCGCCGACGGCTCGGTGGTCGACGAGCTGGCCGAGGACGACGTGCGGCCCCAGCTGGCGAAGCTGCGGTCCGCGGGCATCGAGGCGCTGAGCGTCAGCCTGATCAACTCCTACGCCAACGCCGCGCACGAGCGCCGCGTCGGCGAGATCGCGGCGGAGGAACTGCCCGGCGTGCCGGTCTCGCTGTCCTCCTCGGTGCTGCCGGAACTGCGCGAGTACGAGCGCACCATCACCACGGTCGCCAACGCCGCCGTGCAGCCGCAGGTGAAGCTGTACACGGCCAACCTCGCGGACAAGCTCGAAGAGAACGGCATCACCGGCCAGCTCAGCATCCTGCGCAGCGACGGTGGCCTGGTCTCCGCCGGCGCCGCGGCCGACAACCCGGTGAGCCTGCTGCTGTCCGGCCCCGCCGGTGGTGTCACCGGCGCGACCTGGGTGGCGGAGCAGGCGGGCTTCGCCGACTTCCTCACCTTCGACATGGGCGGCACGTCCACCGACGTGGCGCTGGTGCAGAACCTGACGCCGCGGATCGGCCGGGAGACCACCGTCGGCGACCTGAAGGTGCGCGCCACCTCGGTCGACGTGCGCACGGTCGGTGCCGGTGGCGGTTCCATCGGCCACGTCCCGCCGCTCACCCAGGCGCTGCGGGTCGGCCCGCGGTCCGCGGGCGCGTCGCCGGGACCGGCCGCCTACGGCGCCGGGGGCACCGAGCCCACGGTGACCGACGCCAACGTCGTGCTCGGCTACCTGCCGGCGGAGCTGGCGGGCGGCGAGATCACCCTCGACCGCGAGGCGGCCCGGTCGGCGGTCAAGTCCATCGCGGACGCCACCGGTCTCGGGTCGGTGGAGGCGGCCGCCGCCGGGATCATCGACATCGTCAACGAGAACATGTTCGGGGCCCTGCGCCTGGTCTCGGTGCAGCAGGGGTTCGACCCGCGCGACTTCGCGCTGGTCGCGTTCGGCGGCGCCGGACCACTGCACGCCAACGCGCTCGGCAAGCTCACCGGTGCCTGGCCGGTGATCATCCCGCCGTCGCCCGGGGTGCTGTGCGCCTACGGCGACGCGACCACGAACCTGCGCGACGAAGCCGTCCGCACGCTCGTGCGCCGGTTCGGCGAGTTCACCGACGAGAGCCTGCGCGTGCTGCTCACCGAGCTGGCCGACAAGGCGCGCGGCACGCTCGTCGGCCAGGACGTGCCCGAGTCCGACATCCGCGTCGTCTACTCGGCCGACTTGCGTTACCACGGCCAGGGTTTCGAGATCCCGGTCGAGGTCGACATCACCCGGTTCACCGGCGGCGGGGCCGGCCTGGACAGCCTGCGCGGCGCGTTCGACGCCGAACACCAGCGGCTGTTCTCCTTCGTGCTCGACAACGAGCACGAGGTCGTGACGATCCGCGCCACCGCGCACGGGCCGCGCCCGCAGGTCGCCTCCCCGAAGCTGGCGGACGGCGGCACCGACGCCGCGCCCGCGTTGCGCGACCGCACGGCGATCTGGGTCGAGGGCGCCGAGGTCGAAGCCGGCGTCTACGAGCGGGCGAAGCTGCTCGCGGGCAACGTGGTGACCGGTCCGGCGATCGTCACCGAAATGGACTCCACCACGCTGGTGCTGCCCCGCCACGCGGCCACCGTGCACGCCAGCGGCAGCCTGCTCATCCGCCCGGTCGCCGAGACCGCCGAGCACACCACGGAGAACTGA
- a CDS encoding GntR family transcriptional regulator encodes MSDTAYEQDGRHAADHAYRLIRDEILSGRRAGGEWLREGELADSIGVSRTPVREALRRLTAEGLLIYERHRGVQVKRWDIADLDEIFSLRMVLEPWGCSLAAERATVDVDRLEELACAMDALVANGQPTDLDELTDLNNRFHRAILEGSGNNRLAAVLASVVQLPIVWRTFAHYRPEALRRSLAHHHELIAALRARDADWAQSVMCSHIKSAWHSIREHSQA; translated from the coding sequence ATGAGCGACACGGCGTACGAGCAGGACGGCCGGCACGCGGCCGATCACGCCTACCGGCTGATCCGCGACGAGATCCTCTCCGGCAGGCGGGCAGGCGGGGAGTGGCTGCGCGAAGGCGAGCTCGCCGACTCGATCGGGGTCAGCCGCACCCCGGTACGGGAAGCCCTGCGCCGGCTCACCGCCGAGGGGTTGCTGATCTACGAACGCCACCGCGGCGTGCAGGTCAAGCGCTGGGACATCGCCGACCTCGACGAGATCTTCAGCCTGCGCATGGTGCTCGAACCGTGGGGCTGCAGCCTCGCCGCCGAACGTGCGACGGTCGACGTCGACCGGCTCGAGGAGCTGGCGTGCGCGATGGACGCGTTGGTCGCGAACGGCCAGCCGACCGACCTCGACGAGCTCACCGACCTCAACAACCGCTTCCACCGCGCGATCCTGGAGGGGTCGGGCAACAACCGCCTCGCCGCGGTGCTCGCGTCGGTCGTGCAGCTGCCGATCGTCTGGCGGACGTTCGCCCACTACCGACCGGAAGCACTGCGCCGCAGCCTCGCCCACCACCACGAACTGATCGCCGCGCTGCGCGCCCGCGACGCCGACTGGGCCCAGTCGGTGATGTGCAGCCACATCAAGTCGGCATGGCACTCCATCCGGGAGCACTCGCAGGCCTGA